GACCAAATCCTCATCAAATCAGTCCCCAACAATTCTCTAATACTTCTCGTTTCTCAATTTCTCATGCACCACAACAACACAATATAACAAACATCATACAACACCATCACCATTTTCACTCATTCATTAAACACCCAAGAGAATCACATGTACGTATACTCAAAGAAAAATCACATGTatatgaaaaacaaaaccaaagtTTAGAAACCTTTACCTTTGCTCCTTCCTCTTGGTTCTTCCTTTTCTTGCTTGtcaaagtctctctctctctctctctctggggaggggagaagagaagaaaatgaaccaAATGAAAGAGGCTCCCCCTTTTGGATATTTTATCGTAGCTTCTCTCGCAAATTTCTATTTCCATTTGATTGATTGAACGTACTTCATGATCAAAATATGTCAAACCCATTTAATACACTTTTCTTTTCACCTATCCATATGCTTCTTTCTTGGTTCGATCAATCAAATGTACTTCAATCGATTGAAGTTTGTTAGTCCTATCGAAGTATTTATGACCTATTCagtgcacatcttttctcaccTAGCCGTACATATGGCCTTCTGGATTCCAGTTCAATCAATCAAAATTAAGCTTCAACTAATCAAAGTCTCCCaaaaatacattatttaaatagacaccaaaacaccaaaacatcGCCTACCCTAATGATCAAATGCCATGCGTGTCCattttttgattatttattaacTTCTATTATCcatttatatgtatatactttataactttatatatatatatatacacattttattttcatattcctatttttctgtttctttaggCGGggtattagagagagagagagagagaaattaattaaaataaaaatgaaaatgaaaatattattttaatagggTAGCGAATAATTTACAGAGTGAAATGTATGATGTTTTTTAAACATCAGTAGCTAAAAAAggagtgattttttattttatttattattattattattattattattattattattattttatctaaacTATTGGCCAAGTTCAATACTAGTGCTCTAAAAGCATTTCCAATGGCTTAGCCATATTTCTATATAGGGAAATCTTCACAAAACCCCCATCAACTTCCACTCGATTTAAAACTACTccttcaaagtttaaaaactcacAATTTCTCTCCTCAATCTTTGAATTTATTGCAATTTCCCtcttccgttaggattttttgttaactCCTAATGGCATCCTTGGAAATGATGAAAATAccctcaattttgtttttttgttttgtttttgtttcttgtttttttgtttttcttttttccatttaataataataattataataaaaaaaagagagactgGTGGTGTCCCAACCATGAGTCACCAGACCCACGGCGGGGTCACAGGTGCCCTTTGAAGTTTTGCTTTGAAATCCTCCTTTTCCTGAATCAGCACCACTAATCCTCTACTAGGCCCGCTCACCTCTATTGTGAAAAGCTAGGCACCCTACTCCTCGTTGAAGGAAGACATTTCCTTCTCCTTTGTGGCCCCCCAATAGAGAAGCCCTCATTCCTTTGCCGGTAACATCTCCGCTCACCTCAGTCATGAAAAGCCAGGGGACCCACTCCATAGTGAAGGGAGATGTTCCTTCTCCTCTATCGCCACCAGCCACAACCCCTCCGAATGCCCACACACTAGAGCGTGGCTTACATGCGCCAACATGTGTTTTTCATCCGATGACGCGTGGTGGCCATGATCTTCCTCCCTGCCTTCCCTCGCCTTTGCTGTCGGTGGTTTGTGGTAGCCCGTGGCTTCCTCTGATGGAAAGAGGTCTTCCAGTGCTGGCGCGTGTATTACACGCGCTGGCGACTCCCAGCCCCTGTTCTACCTCCCTGCCGTTGCTGCGTTGCTTTTCCTTTACTGTATTTTTgggcgcttttttttttttttgttaatcctTTGTGTTCCCCTTCTCCatgtttttctctttaattgtGTTTGAGTTCTCTGAACTCTTTATGCACTTTTAACCACCTTTACTGGTGCTCAGGTTTTTGGCATCCGTGCCAAAAATCAATAGGCCTGCGTCAGCACGCATTGCCTCCGCATACTTGCTTTCTTAGGTATTTCTTGTTGGGTTGCTCAACCCTAAtttgttgtaattttcttttctgttgtCTATAGTTCTTTTTTATgtatctataaaaataataataataatatttaaacaaagtagagaattgaaaaagaaaatatgttgGAGCTTgtattgaaaaaagttttgggcAAAATGAAAAACTGTGCTTTTTGGTTAGCTAAAATAGCAACTGTTATTGGATAtgctaaaatagctaatcaaaatccaTTTCATCTTTGTTAATGGCTTTTAAAATgaaccttatattttttttaaatggtaattttttcCTAACAGTCATATGTGGGCAGAAATGCATGTTTTACGttggagaaaaatgaaaaatgaaaagagaaaggagaaaggagaaaaaagagaTGCAAAATGGGTCAAGCCATTTGGAATGCTTAAGAAAAAGCAATCCAACCCGACCAATTAAGCCATTAATTCCCATGACTAGATTGGTCTGTCGACCAGCCTACACATACCACCAGAAGAGGGGGTTTGGGGGGTTGAGGCAAAACTGTAACGATACTTTAGCTGTGAAAATAGGCCTTGGACATTCAACCAGCCGCAATAAGTGGAATAAAAAGGAATTTTGAAATGCCCacatatttatttacttatataCTTCTCCTTGGCTTGAAGGAAGCTAGACTGTATCTTATCTTTGCACCAAATCAACCACCCAATAACATGGATGAGCTGGCTCTGAAATTGACACAATAGctaaatgaaaatgaaatccTTCCATTTAATAAATTGGACAAAACGTTGCCATCCTCTACCCATTAATTTCTCCTTAGCCAAGTTGTGACAAGAACTCGATCAGTGCCATGGTAAACGACAGACATTAAGATACATAACCATTAGAATATAATATGAACAACAACATAACAAAAACCCATAATAAATCTAAGCCAGAAACATAAGGAAACATAGTCCCATTCCACATGAAGTTTCAAAGAGTAACACTAAGATAATACCAAGATAAGATTAATGTCATTTAGTGAACTGCTACACGACTCGACTCTTATTATAACACTCAACTCAGTCGTATAGCAGCATGTCTGCTAAATAGCTAAACATGAAAGTCTTCCAATTGGACATTCTTTGCCCTGAGAGGAACATACTCCCCGAGATAAACCTCAAGATGATCCGCCAAAGAGGACTTGTTGATGTTTTCATGGTGATATGACTTGCAAACGAAGTAGATAACAGTTTGGACAACAAGACCAAAGAGAATCAACTTGAACACAAACAAGAAGCAAACAATTGCAACCAAAATTTTAATTCCTGCACCCGGCACCATCCCCAGCacaacaaaattctcaaaaaccACTGCAATTCCAATAAAGCAAGCAGACAGCAGAATAAAGAAACCAACAGCAGGTCCCATCTTACCCTTTATCAACGCCTTGCTCTTAATCATGGCTTTAAATCCATAAGCAGGTTCTAAAACGGACACCACGCTTGCCAGATGCCAAACGATGCTTATATACACGAACCCAATCAAGTAAACGATCAAAAGAAGTACAAAAATAGTAGCCCCAAAGGCGCTAAATCCAACAAAAACTGCCCACGAGATGAGTAAAACTGCTGCAACAATGTTATAGACTAAAACAAGGGCAAAGCTACAGAGGAAAGTGACGAAAAGCCTTTTCCAAACCTTTGGGACAACGCTCATGACCTTCTTGAAGGTGATTTCCTTGGCCGTGTATACGGATGCGATGGTGTAGACGACGGCGGACGTGGAGAGGAGGGAGAGGATGAGAAGGAAGGTAAAGTAGGCTGCTTTGAAGGCCCAAAAGGCAGTCCGTTCAGAGGAGATGACATCGGAAAGCTTGGCATAACGGGGAGTGTTCTTTGGGGTGTGATCCAAGCTGTCTTCGTTGTCGAGAATATGGAAGAAGAGGAGCTGGGAGATTTGGATGTGAGCAAGGAAGATGAAGGAGAGTGGGAGGATGAGAGCCAGAGTGATTTGGCTGAAGATTTTTCTCCATGTAAGTATGATTTTGAAGGACTCTTTGAAGATGCCAAAGAAGCCAAGAAATTGAAGCTCCTCCTGTTCTCTGTCCATGATTTTCTTTTCCGTTTCTCCGTCCCCCAAGAATGAGTGAAATGCGCGTCTGGAATGATGCACAGATAGACAAGATGACTCATGAGTTGACTCTTGGAATTATTAAACTGCCCCTAGTCTTTGTTTGAATTACCAACCGTATCGGTTCGTTGGTTTCTTCTCCGTGAGGTAATCCCGAGGAGAaatattttggtttaattttggGCCGTAAGAGCATCTCATCGAGCTCTCCAAATTTAATCCAAACAAcctattttattgattttatctcttacttttaaaataatttttataataagttctctaaatatttctctattttaattacatatgactttttattaattttgacacCAACCAATTTAATTGTATAAACATCAAATTTTCTTACCAAAATCGATCCCTCTACAATTATCTACGCATATAACCACAATCTCAAAATTACACTATACcactaagggtgcgtttgagattgcgattttgtagagaaaaagtgtgattttaaaccaaattgtagaaaataaaccgtttgaaaactgcgtttttaaaaaattgcgatttgaaaacgcaaaaaagtgcttattcaaatcgcagacaatgtggtacttttttgaaaacacaatattttaaaaggctaacctgcgattttaaaggccaaactgtgattttgccaaatgcttaactgcgtttttaaaaatcacttttttcaaatcgcacattttaaaatcgctattttgaaatcgcactttttgaaatcgaaAACCCAAGCAGACCTTAAACCGGCctatttacccaaaaaaaaaaataaataaaaaaaaaaaaaaaaaaaccgaccTCCTGCTATAAAACACAAACTGCTCAACTCCATCCAAAAGCCGCCACGTATACTGAAGATAATGCAATGACCTTATCTCCAAAACCTTCTCAAGACTTCCTGAACTCCTTCTCTTGCTTAGTCTTCACTTCAGTTTGTTTCTTCCCTTCACTTTAGTTTTAGCTTCCTTCCTTAATAACCGCATTCCTTGCCTTATGAGGAATCAACCCGTGACAAGTTCTCTCTTCCCACTCATTCTCCAAGCAACAACGCCGTCTGCG
The Alnus glutinosa chromosome 14, dhAlnGlut1.1, whole genome shotgun sequence genome window above contains:
- the LOC133857666 gene encoding uncharacterized protein LOC133857666 — encoded protein: MDREQEELQFLGFFGIFKESFKIILTWRKIFSQITLALILPLSFIFLAHIQISQLLFFHILDNEDSLDHTPKNTPRYAKLSDVISSERTAFWAFKAAYFTFLLILSLLSTSAVVYTIASVYTAKEITFKKVMSVVPKVWKRLFVTFLCSFALVLVYNIVAAVLLISWAVFVGFSAFGATIFVLLLIVYLIGFVYISIVWHLASVVSVLEPAYGFKAMIKSKALIKGKMGPAVGFFILLSACFIGIAVVFENFVVLGMVPGAGIKILVAIVCFLFVFKLILFGLVVQTVIYFVCKSYHHENINKSSLADHLEVYLGEYVPLRAKNVQLEDFHV